In a genomic window of Lathamus discolor isolate bLatDis1 chromosome 4, bLatDis1.hap1, whole genome shotgun sequence:
- the CARS2 gene encoding probable cysteine--tRNA ligase, mitochondrial isoform X3: protein MLRAAPAVVARWCGLGPGPGGGKVAARRCCSAARRREWVPPVGRASGIVAYNSRSRTKEPLVLAKDRVATWYSCGPTVYDHAHLGHACSYVRFDIIRRIMTKFFGIEVIMVMGITDIDDKIIKRANEMNMSPVALARIYEEDFKEDMAALKVLPPTVYMRVTENIPQIISFIETVIANGQAYATSQGNVYFDVKSWGKRYGVLTTLSSDTQDEAVNTDKRHGRDFALWKAAKPQELSWTSPWGKGRPGWHIECSTISSAVFGKQLDIHTGGIDLAFPHHENEIAQCEVYHQCEQWGNYFLHSGHLHVKGSQEKMSKSLKNYITVKDFLEKFSSDQFRMYCLRSRYSSAVEFSDESMDDAKNLLQAISSFIKDANAYIKGQLICDPVREDILWERLANTKVTVKAAFADDFDTSRAVAAIMDLIHHGNRQLKAVTKEALRGDNSAVLSSVIDELVQFRSKVRHYALALPEAAGTAPVEGDAGAKGSKREEKEKRQQLMQERRPLLEACDSLRENLTAFGIHIKDRAAVSTWEMAEGGGQAEQQAQEKS from the exons ATGCTGCGTGCGGCACCAGCGGTTGTGGCCCGGTGGTGCGGCctcggccccggccccggcggggGAAAGGTGGCAGCGCGACGGTGTTGCAGCGCAGCGCGGCGGCGGGAGTGGGTGCCGCCGGTGGGGAGGGCCAGCGGGATCGTGGCTTACAACAGCCGCAGCCGGACCAAGGAGCCGCTCGTACTGGCCAAGGACCGAGTGGCCACCTG GTACAGCTGCGGCCCGACAGTCTACGACCATGCACACCTCGGGCACGCGTG cTCCTATGTTAGGTTTGATATAATTCGAAGGATAATGACTAAGTTTTTTGGAATTGAAGTTATCATGGTGATGGGGATCACAGACATAGATGACAAGATAATAAAAAGAGCCAATGAG ATGAATATGTCACCAGTAGCTCTTGCTCGTATTTATGAAGAAGACTTCAAAGAAGATATGGCTGCCTTAAAG GTCCTTCCTCCTACAGTATATATGAGAGTGACTGAAAATATTCCTCAGATAATTTCCTTTATAGAAACAGTAATTGCTAATGGCCAAGCCTACGCAACCTCACAAG gcaATGTTTATTTTGATGTTAAGTCTTGGGGAAAAAGATACGGAGTATTGACTACTCTTTCTTCTGACACCCAAGATGAAGCAG TTAATACTGATAAACGACATGGTAGAGATTTTGCCCTGTGGAAGGCTGCTAAACCTCAAGAGCTATCTTGGACTTCTCcctggggaaaaggaagacCTGGGTGGCACATAGAGTGTTCCACAATATCGAG TGCAGtgtttggaaagcagctggACATCCATACTGGTGGAATAGATCTTGCATTTCCTCATCATGAAAATGAAATCGCACAGTGTGAGGTGTATCATCAGTGTGAGCAATGGGGGAATTACTTTTTGCATTCTG GGCATTTGCATGTTAAAGGAAGTCAAGAAAAAATGTCCAAGTCATTAAAAAACTACATAACAGTGAAG GATTTCCTGGAGAAATTTTCATCGGATCAATTCAGGATGTATTGTTTGCGCAGCAGATACAGCTCAG caGTAGAATTCAGTGACGAGAGCATGGATGATGCAAAGAACCTTCTTCAGGCAATCTCCTCATTTATTAAAGATGCAAATGCTTATATAAAAGGACAGCTGATATGTGACCCTGTTAGAGAAGACATACTGTGGGAAAG gCTAGCCAACACAAAAGTAACCGTGAAGGCTGCGTTTGCAGATGACTTTGACACCTCCAGGGCTGTTGCAGCAATTATGGACCTCATTCACCATGGCAACAGACAGCTTAAGGCTGTTACTAAG GAGGCTCTGAGAGGGGACaactctgctgtgctctccagTGTCATTGACGAGCTCGTACAGTTCCGCTCAAAGGTCCGTCATTATGCACTTGCTCTGCCAGAGGCAGCAGGGACTGCGCCAGTGGAGGGTGATGCAGGAGCCAAAGGATCAAAacgggaagagaaggaaaagaggcagcAGCTAATGCAGGAGAGAAGACCTCTCTTGGAAGCCTGCGACAGTCTGCGTGAAAACCTTACTGCCTTTGGAATCCACATAAAG gacagagctgctgtttcAACGTGGGAAATGGCGGAAGGAGGAGggcaagcagagcagcaggctcAAGAAAAAAGCTGA
- the CARS2 gene encoding probable cysteine--tRNA ligase, mitochondrial isoform X2, giving the protein MLRAAPAVVARWCGLGPGPGGGKVAARRCCSAARRREWVPPVGRASGIVAYNSRSRTKEPLVLAKDRVATWYSCGPTVYDHAHLGHACSYVRFDIIRRIMTKFFGIEVIMVMGITDIDDKIIKRANEMNMSPVALARIYEEDFKEDMAALKVLPPTVYMRVTENIPQIISFIETVIANGQAYATSQGNVYFDVKSWGKRYGVLTTLSSDTQDEAVNTDKRHGRDFALWKAAKPQELSWTSPWGKGRPGWHIECSTISSAVFGKQLDIHTGGIDLAFPHHENEIAQCEVYHQCEQWGNYFLHSGHLHVKGSQEKMSKSLKNYITVKDFLEKFSSDQFRMYCLRSRYSSAVEFSDESMDDAKNLLQAISSFIKDANAYIKGQLICDPVREDILWERLANTKVTVKAAFADDFDTSRAVAAIMDLIHHGNRQLKAVTKDAGSPRSSVVYGSIISYIEGFFNALGMSFGERQEALRGDNSAVLSSVIDELVQFRSKVRHYALALPEAAGTAPVEGDAGAKGSKREEKEKRQQLMQERRPLLEACDSLRENLTAFGIHIKDRAAVSTWEMAEGGGQAEQQAQEKS; this is encoded by the exons ATGCTGCGTGCGGCACCAGCGGTTGTGGCCCGGTGGTGCGGCctcggccccggccccggcggggGAAAGGTGGCAGCGCGACGGTGTTGCAGCGCAGCGCGGCGGCGGGAGTGGGTGCCGCCGGTGGGGAGGGCCAGCGGGATCGTGGCTTACAACAGCCGCAGCCGGACCAAGGAGCCGCTCGTACTGGCCAAGGACCGAGTGGCCACCTG GTACAGCTGCGGCCCGACAGTCTACGACCATGCACACCTCGGGCACGCGTG cTCCTATGTTAGGTTTGATATAATTCGAAGGATAATGACTAAGTTTTTTGGAATTGAAGTTATCATGGTGATGGGGATCACAGACATAGATGACAAGATAATAAAAAGAGCCAATGAG ATGAATATGTCACCAGTAGCTCTTGCTCGTATTTATGAAGAAGACTTCAAAGAAGATATGGCTGCCTTAAAG GTCCTTCCTCCTACAGTATATATGAGAGTGACTGAAAATATTCCTCAGATAATTTCCTTTATAGAAACAGTAATTGCTAATGGCCAAGCCTACGCAACCTCACAAG gcaATGTTTATTTTGATGTTAAGTCTTGGGGAAAAAGATACGGAGTATTGACTACTCTTTCTTCTGACACCCAAGATGAAGCAG TTAATACTGATAAACGACATGGTAGAGATTTTGCCCTGTGGAAGGCTGCTAAACCTCAAGAGCTATCTTGGACTTCTCcctggggaaaaggaagacCTGGGTGGCACATAGAGTGTTCCACAATATCGAG TGCAGtgtttggaaagcagctggACATCCATACTGGTGGAATAGATCTTGCATTTCCTCATCATGAAAATGAAATCGCACAGTGTGAGGTGTATCATCAGTGTGAGCAATGGGGGAATTACTTTTTGCATTCTG GGCATTTGCATGTTAAAGGAAGTCAAGAAAAAATGTCCAAGTCATTAAAAAACTACATAACAGTGAAG GATTTCCTGGAGAAATTTTCATCGGATCAATTCAGGATGTATTGTTTGCGCAGCAGATACAGCTCAG caGTAGAATTCAGTGACGAGAGCATGGATGATGCAAAGAACCTTCTTCAGGCAATCTCCTCATTTATTAAAGATGCAAATGCTTATATAAAAGGACAGCTGATATGTGACCCTGTTAGAGAAGACATACTGTGGGAAAG gCTAGCCAACACAAAAGTAACCGTGAAGGCTGCGTTTGCAGATGACTTTGACACCTCCAGGGCTGTTGCAGCAATTATGGACCTCATTCACCATGGCAACAGACAGCTTAAGGCTGTTACTAAG GATGCTGGATCTCCTAGAAGTTCTGTTGTGTATGGAAGCATTATTTCCTATATAGAAGGCTTTTTTAATGCCCTTGGGATGTCCTTTGGAGAAAGACAG GAGGCTCTGAGAGGGGACaactctgctgtgctctccagTGTCATTGACGAGCTCGTACAGTTCCGCTCAAAGGTCCGTCATTATGCACTTGCTCTGCCAGAGGCAGCAGGGACTGCGCCAGTGGAGGGTGATGCAGGAGCCAAAGGATCAAAacgggaagagaaggaaaagaggcagcAGCTAATGCAGGAGAGAAGACCTCTCTTGGAAGCCTGCGACAGTCTGCGTGAAAACCTTACTGCCTTTGGAATCCACATAAAG gacagagctgctgtttcAACGTGGGAAATGGCGGAAGGAGGAGggcaagcagagcagcaggctcAAGAAAAAAGCTGA
- the CARS2 gene encoding probable cysteine--tRNA ligase, mitochondrial isoform X4, with protein sequence MTKFFGIEVIMVMGITDIDDKIIKRANEMNMSPVALARIYEEDFKEDMAALKVLPPTVYMRVTENIPQIISFIETVIANGQAYATSQGNVYFDVKSWGKRYGVLTTLSSDTQDEAVNTDKRHGRDFALWKAAKPQELSWTSPWGKGRPGWHIECSTISSAVFGKQLDIHTGGIDLAFPHHENEIAQCEVYHQCEQWGNYFLHSGHLHVKGSQEKMSKSLKNYITVKDFLEKFSSDQFRMYCLRSRYSSAVEFSDESMDDAKNLLQAISSFIKDANAYIKGQLICDPVREDILWERLANTKVTVKAAFADDFDTSRAVAAIMDLIHHGNRQLKAVTKHACRSLFSDGFWQIETLLRPLHADTKEASVFFKQDAGSPRSSVVYGSIISYIEGFFNALGMSFGERQEALRGDNSAVLSSVIDELVQFRSKVRHYALALPEAAGTAPVEGDAGAKGSKREEKEKRQQLMQERRPLLEACDSLRENLTAFGIHIKDRAAVSTWEMAEGGGQAEQQAQEKS encoded by the exons ATGACTAAGTTTTTTGGAATTGAAGTTATCATGGTGATGGGGATCACAGACATAGATGACAAGATAATAAAAAGAGCCAATGAG ATGAATATGTCACCAGTAGCTCTTGCTCGTATTTATGAAGAAGACTTCAAAGAAGATATGGCTGCCTTAAAG GTCCTTCCTCCTACAGTATATATGAGAGTGACTGAAAATATTCCTCAGATAATTTCCTTTATAGAAACAGTAATTGCTAATGGCCAAGCCTACGCAACCTCACAAG gcaATGTTTATTTTGATGTTAAGTCTTGGGGAAAAAGATACGGAGTATTGACTACTCTTTCTTCTGACACCCAAGATGAAGCAG TTAATACTGATAAACGACATGGTAGAGATTTTGCCCTGTGGAAGGCTGCTAAACCTCAAGAGCTATCTTGGACTTCTCcctggggaaaaggaagacCTGGGTGGCACATAGAGTGTTCCACAATATCGAG TGCAGtgtttggaaagcagctggACATCCATACTGGTGGAATAGATCTTGCATTTCCTCATCATGAAAATGAAATCGCACAGTGTGAGGTGTATCATCAGTGTGAGCAATGGGGGAATTACTTTTTGCATTCTG GGCATTTGCATGTTAAAGGAAGTCAAGAAAAAATGTCCAAGTCATTAAAAAACTACATAACAGTGAAG GATTTCCTGGAGAAATTTTCATCGGATCAATTCAGGATGTATTGTTTGCGCAGCAGATACAGCTCAG caGTAGAATTCAGTGACGAGAGCATGGATGATGCAAAGAACCTTCTTCAGGCAATCTCCTCATTTATTAAAGATGCAAATGCTTATATAAAAGGACAGCTGATATGTGACCCTGTTAGAGAAGACATACTGTGGGAAAG gCTAGCCAACACAAAAGTAACCGTGAAGGCTGCGTTTGCAGATGACTTTGACACCTCCAGGGCTGTTGCAGCAATTATGGACCTCATTCACCATGGCAACAGACAGCTTAAGGCTGTTACTAAG CATGCCTGCAGGAGCCTGTTTTCAGATGGCTTTTGGCAAATTGAGACCCTGTTAAGACCTCTCCATGCTGACACAAAGGAAGCGTCTG TGTTTTTCAAACAGGATGCTGGATCTCCTAGAAGTTCTGTTGTGTATGGAAGCATTATTTCCTATATAGAAGGCTTTTTTAATGCCCTTGGGATGTCCTTTGGAGAAAGACAG GAGGCTCTGAGAGGGGACaactctgctgtgctctccagTGTCATTGACGAGCTCGTACAGTTCCGCTCAAAGGTCCGTCATTATGCACTTGCTCTGCCAGAGGCAGCAGGGACTGCGCCAGTGGAGGGTGATGCAGGAGCCAAAGGATCAAAacgggaagagaaggaaaagaggcagcAGCTAATGCAGGAGAGAAGACCTCTCTTGGAAGCCTGCGACAGTCTGCGTGAAAACCTTACTGCCTTTGGAATCCACATAAAG gacagagctgctgtttcAACGTGGGAAATGGCGGAAGGAGGAGggcaagcagagcagcaggctcAAGAAAAAAGCTGA
- the CARS2 gene encoding probable cysteine--tRNA ligase, mitochondrial isoform X1, with protein MLRAAPAVVARWCGLGPGPGGGKVAARRCCSAARRREWVPPVGRASGIVAYNSRSRTKEPLVLAKDRVATWYSCGPTVYDHAHLGHACSYVRFDIIRRIMTKFFGIEVIMVMGITDIDDKIIKRANEMNMSPVALARIYEEDFKEDMAALKVLPPTVYMRVTENIPQIISFIETVIANGQAYATSQGNVYFDVKSWGKRYGVLTTLSSDTQDEAVNTDKRHGRDFALWKAAKPQELSWTSPWGKGRPGWHIECSTISSAVFGKQLDIHTGGIDLAFPHHENEIAQCEVYHQCEQWGNYFLHSGHLHVKGSQEKMSKSLKNYITVKDFLEKFSSDQFRMYCLRSRYSSAVEFSDESMDDAKNLLQAISSFIKDANAYIKGQLICDPVREDILWERLANTKVTVKAAFADDFDTSRAVAAIMDLIHHGNRQLKAVTKHACRSLFSDGFWQIETLLRPLHADTKEASVFFKQDAGSPRSSVVYGSIISYIEGFFNALGMSFGERQEALRGDNSAVLSSVIDELVQFRSKVRHYALALPEAAGTAPVEGDAGAKGSKREEKEKRQQLMQERRPLLEACDSLRENLTAFGIHIKDRAAVSTWEMAEGGGQAEQQAQEKS; from the exons ATGCTGCGTGCGGCACCAGCGGTTGTGGCCCGGTGGTGCGGCctcggccccggccccggcggggGAAAGGTGGCAGCGCGACGGTGTTGCAGCGCAGCGCGGCGGCGGGAGTGGGTGCCGCCGGTGGGGAGGGCCAGCGGGATCGTGGCTTACAACAGCCGCAGCCGGACCAAGGAGCCGCTCGTACTGGCCAAGGACCGAGTGGCCACCTG GTACAGCTGCGGCCCGACAGTCTACGACCATGCACACCTCGGGCACGCGTG cTCCTATGTTAGGTTTGATATAATTCGAAGGATAATGACTAAGTTTTTTGGAATTGAAGTTATCATGGTGATGGGGATCACAGACATAGATGACAAGATAATAAAAAGAGCCAATGAG ATGAATATGTCACCAGTAGCTCTTGCTCGTATTTATGAAGAAGACTTCAAAGAAGATATGGCTGCCTTAAAG GTCCTTCCTCCTACAGTATATATGAGAGTGACTGAAAATATTCCTCAGATAATTTCCTTTATAGAAACAGTAATTGCTAATGGCCAAGCCTACGCAACCTCACAAG gcaATGTTTATTTTGATGTTAAGTCTTGGGGAAAAAGATACGGAGTATTGACTACTCTTTCTTCTGACACCCAAGATGAAGCAG TTAATACTGATAAACGACATGGTAGAGATTTTGCCCTGTGGAAGGCTGCTAAACCTCAAGAGCTATCTTGGACTTCTCcctggggaaaaggaagacCTGGGTGGCACATAGAGTGTTCCACAATATCGAG TGCAGtgtttggaaagcagctggACATCCATACTGGTGGAATAGATCTTGCATTTCCTCATCATGAAAATGAAATCGCACAGTGTGAGGTGTATCATCAGTGTGAGCAATGGGGGAATTACTTTTTGCATTCTG GGCATTTGCATGTTAAAGGAAGTCAAGAAAAAATGTCCAAGTCATTAAAAAACTACATAACAGTGAAG GATTTCCTGGAGAAATTTTCATCGGATCAATTCAGGATGTATTGTTTGCGCAGCAGATACAGCTCAG caGTAGAATTCAGTGACGAGAGCATGGATGATGCAAAGAACCTTCTTCAGGCAATCTCCTCATTTATTAAAGATGCAAATGCTTATATAAAAGGACAGCTGATATGTGACCCTGTTAGAGAAGACATACTGTGGGAAAG gCTAGCCAACACAAAAGTAACCGTGAAGGCTGCGTTTGCAGATGACTTTGACACCTCCAGGGCTGTTGCAGCAATTATGGACCTCATTCACCATGGCAACAGACAGCTTAAGGCTGTTACTAAG CATGCCTGCAGGAGCCTGTTTTCAGATGGCTTTTGGCAAATTGAGACCCTGTTAAGACCTCTCCATGCTGACACAAAGGAAGCGTCTG TGTTTTTCAAACAGGATGCTGGATCTCCTAGAAGTTCTGTTGTGTATGGAAGCATTATTTCCTATATAGAAGGCTTTTTTAATGCCCTTGGGATGTCCTTTGGAGAAAGACAG GAGGCTCTGAGAGGGGACaactctgctgtgctctccagTGTCATTGACGAGCTCGTACAGTTCCGCTCAAAGGTCCGTCATTATGCACTTGCTCTGCCAGAGGCAGCAGGGACTGCGCCAGTGGAGGGTGATGCAGGAGCCAAAGGATCAAAacgggaagagaaggaaaagaggcagcAGCTAATGCAGGAGAGAAGACCTCTCTTGGAAGCCTGCGACAGTCTGCGTGAAAACCTTACTGCCTTTGGAATCCACATAAAG gacagagctgctgtttcAACGTGGGAAATGGCGGAAGGAGGAGggcaagcagagcagcaggctcAAGAAAAAAGCTGA